A single genomic interval of Piliocolobus tephrosceles isolate RC106 chromosome 7, ASM277652v3, whole genome shotgun sequence harbors:
- the DEFB107A gene encoding beta-defensin 107, which translates to MKELDSSYCTSFISSPLMPGAMKIFFFIFAAFILLAQIFQARTAIHRALICKRMEGHCEAECLTFEVKIGGCRAELTPYCCKTRKKH; encoded by the exons ATGAAAGAGCTTGATTCCAGCTATTGCACTTCCTTCATCAGCTCTCCCCTGATGCCTGGagccatgaaaatatttttctttatttttgctgcTTTCATTCTTCTTGCTCAAATTTTCCAAG CCAGGACAGCAATTCATAGAGCACTAATTTGTAAGAGAATGGAAGGTCACTGTGAAGCTGAATGTCTTACCTTTGAAGTAAAGATTGGGGGCTGTAGAGCTGAATTAACACCATATTGCtgcaaaaccagaaagaaacattaa